The following are encoded in a window of Cuculus canorus isolate bCucCan1 chromosome 39, bCucCan1.pri, whole genome shotgun sequence genomic DNA:
- the LOC128850150 gene encoding uncharacterized protein LOC128850150 isoform X1 has protein sequence MTSNPSGAAMATADPPLEDHPLVLLSGATPQDLSSHPSLASLLRHLTTLLGSEGQSRRLERDLRRAEAAFQLRRAAWLRCESLWRAIHEVMRDPRRLEPTVLRALERTITSALPPPLPPLQDPSSLLARLPPGPGAPFGAPSLALVAALKEEKRRLKSAKERERSLRKCWGPSGEPACRRCGGALMGAGGARGCAGGAGGAGRASQRIPLRPRSGHTAAHPSGGALGAGGHLPRPQAGGAPTHQGVAGGVAVVIAAASVGAAGVAGGAAGVGSLLRRRRRRVRAPARAPRPAHMALQHLRDAPHGH, from the exons ATGACCTCTAATCCATCAGGGGCCGCCATGGCCACCGCCGACCCTCCTCTGG AGGATCACCCCCTGGTGCTCCTGAGCGGCGCCACCCCCCAAGACCTGAGCTCTCACCCCTCTTTGGCTTCGCTTCTTCGCCACCTCACGACGCTTCTCGGCTCCGAAGGCCAAAGCCGACGCTTGGAGCGGGACCTGCGCCGG GCGGAAGCCGCTTTCCAGCTCCGGCGAGCGGCCTGGCTGCGCTGCGAGAGCCTCTGGAGGGCGATTCACGAGGTGATGCGCGACCCCCGGCGCTTGGAGCCCACC GTCCTGCGGGCGTTGGAGCGGACGATCACCTCGGCCCTCCCCCCACCGCTGCCCCCCCTCCAG gacccctcctctctcctcgcCCGCCTCCCTCCCGGCCCTGGAGCGCCGTTTGG tgctcccagtttggcGTTAGTGGCGGCGCTGAAGGAGGAAAAGCGTCGCCTGAAGAGCGCGAAGGAGCGCGAGCGCAGCCTGAGGAAGTGCTGGGGGCCCAGCGGAGAGCCTGCCTgcag GCGCTGTGGGGGGGCGCTGATGGGCGCCGGGGGCGCTCGGGGCTGCGCGGGGGGCGCGGGCGGCGCTGGACGAGCGTCGCAGCGAATACCTCTGCGCCCGCGGAGCGGCCACACTGCTGCGCACCCG TCTGGAGGAGCTCTCGGTGCTGGTGGACACCTACCCCGGCCCCAAGCTGGAGGCGCACCGACACATCAG GGCGTCGCTGGAGGCGTCGCTGTCGTCATCGCGGCGGCGTCTGTCGGAGCTGCGGGCGTCGCTGGAGGCGCTGCGGGCGTTGGGTCCCTCCttcgccgccgccgccgccgagTACGGGCGCCTGCGCGAGCGCCTCGCCCAGCGCACATGGCCCTCCAGCACCTGCGCGACGCCCCCCACGGCCACTGA
- the LOC128850150 gene encoding uncharacterized protein LOC128850150 isoform X2, translated as MATADPPLEDHPLVLLSGATPQDLSSHPSLASLLRHLTTLLGSEGQSRRLERDLRRAEAAFQLRRAAWLRCESLWRAIHEVMRDPRRLEPTVLRALERTITSALPPPLPPLQDPSSLLARLPPGPGAPFGAPSLALVAALKEEKRRLKSAKERERSLRKCWGPSGEPACRRCGGALMGAGGARGCAGGAGGAGRASQRIPLRPRSGHTAAHPSGGALGAGGHLPRPQAGGAPTHQGVAGGVAVVIAAASVGAAGVAGGAAGVGSLLRRRRRRVRAPARAPRPAHMALQHLRDAPHGH; from the exons ATGGCCACCGCCGACCCTCCTCTGG AGGATCACCCCCTGGTGCTCCTGAGCGGCGCCACCCCCCAAGACCTGAGCTCTCACCCCTCTTTGGCTTCGCTTCTTCGCCACCTCACGACGCTTCTCGGCTCCGAAGGCCAAAGCCGACGCTTGGAGCGGGACCTGCGCCGG GCGGAAGCCGCTTTCCAGCTCCGGCGAGCGGCCTGGCTGCGCTGCGAGAGCCTCTGGAGGGCGATTCACGAGGTGATGCGCGACCCCCGGCGCTTGGAGCCCACC GTCCTGCGGGCGTTGGAGCGGACGATCACCTCGGCCCTCCCCCCACCGCTGCCCCCCCTCCAG gacccctcctctctcctcgcCCGCCTCCCTCCCGGCCCTGGAGCGCCGTTTGG tgctcccagtttggcGTTAGTGGCGGCGCTGAAGGAGGAAAAGCGTCGCCTGAAGAGCGCGAAGGAGCGCGAGCGCAGCCTGAGGAAGTGCTGGGGGCCCAGCGGAGAGCCTGCCTgcag GCGCTGTGGGGGGGCGCTGATGGGCGCCGGGGGCGCTCGGGGCTGCGCGGGGGGCGCGGGCGGCGCTGGACGAGCGTCGCAGCGAATACCTCTGCGCCCGCGGAGCGGCCACACTGCTGCGCACCCG TCTGGAGGAGCTCTCGGTGCTGGTGGACACCTACCCCGGCCCCAAGCTGGAGGCGCACCGACACATCAG GGCGTCGCTGGAGGCGTCGCTGTCGTCATCGCGGCGGCGTCTGTCGGAGCTGCGGGCGTCGCTGGAGGCGCTGCGGGCGTTGGGTCCCTCCttcgccgccgccgccgccgagTACGGGCGCCTGCGCGAGCGCCTCGCCCAGCGCACATGGCCCTCCAGCACCTGCGCGACGCCCCCCACGGCCACTGA
- the LOC128850150 gene encoding uncharacterized protein LOC128850150 isoform X3, protein MTSNPSGAAMATADPPLEDHPLVLLSGATPQDLSSHPSLASLLRHLTTLLGSEGQSRRLERDLRRAEAAFQLRRAAWLRCESLWRAIHEVMRDPRRLEPTDPSSLLARLPPGPGAPFGAPSLALVAALKEEKRRLKSAKERERSLRKCWGPSGEPACRRCGGALMGAGGARGCAGGAGGAGRASQRIPLRPRSGHTAAHPSGGALGAGGHLPRPQAGGAPTHQGVAGGVAVVIAAASVGAAGVAGGAAGVGSLLRRRRRRVRAPARAPRPAHMALQHLRDAPHGH, encoded by the exons ATGACCTCTAATCCATCAGGGGCCGCCATGGCCACCGCCGACCCTCCTCTGG AGGATCACCCCCTGGTGCTCCTGAGCGGCGCCACCCCCCAAGACCTGAGCTCTCACCCCTCTTTGGCTTCGCTTCTTCGCCACCTCACGACGCTTCTCGGCTCCGAAGGCCAAAGCCGACGCTTGGAGCGGGACCTGCGCCGG GCGGAAGCCGCTTTCCAGCTCCGGCGAGCGGCCTGGCTGCGCTGCGAGAGCCTCTGGAGGGCGATTCACGAGGTGATGCGCGACCCCCGGCGCTTGGAGCCCACC gacccctcctctctcctcgcCCGCCTCCCTCCCGGCCCTGGAGCGCCGTTTGG tgctcccagtttggcGTTAGTGGCGGCGCTGAAGGAGGAAAAGCGTCGCCTGAAGAGCGCGAAGGAGCGCGAGCGCAGCCTGAGGAAGTGCTGGGGGCCCAGCGGAGAGCCTGCCTgcag GCGCTGTGGGGGGGCGCTGATGGGCGCCGGGGGCGCTCGGGGCTGCGCGGGGGGCGCGGGCGGCGCTGGACGAGCGTCGCAGCGAATACCTCTGCGCCCGCGGAGCGGCCACACTGCTGCGCACCCG TCTGGAGGAGCTCTCGGTGCTGGTGGACACCTACCCCGGCCCCAAGCTGGAGGCGCACCGACACATCAG GGCGTCGCTGGAGGCGTCGCTGTCGTCATCGCGGCGGCGTCTGTCGGAGCTGCGGGCGTCGCTGGAGGCGCTGCGGGCGTTGGGTCCCTCCttcgccgccgccgccgccgagTACGGGCGCCTGCGCGAGCGCCTCGCCCAGCGCACATGGCCCTCCAGCACCTGCGCGACGCCCCCCACGGCCACTGA
- the PSMB5 gene encoding LOW QUALITY PROTEIN: proteasome subunit beta type-5 (The sequence of the model RefSeq protein was modified relative to this genomic sequence to represent the inferred CDS: inserted 1 base in 1 codon; substituted 1 base at 1 genomic stop codon), with protein sequence MAPSSSASPPPPPGAILKEGGAILKKEAKMALASVLRSTELPAALGAPRDRPGPGEAFAAPPCGEREPLPGPGLRLLHGTTTLAFXFAQGVVVAVDTRATAGSFIASQSVQKVIEINGSLLGTMAGGAADCGYWQRLLARQCRVYQLRNKEPISVAAASKLLANMVYQYKGMGLSMGTMICGWDKRGPGLYYVDSEGTRVPGRAFAVGSGAPYAYGVLDRGYQXSLATESACELARRAIYQAARRDAYSGGRVTVYHVGPDGWRHVLHDKRGPTCRSATGPTATKSRPGGY encoded by the exons ATGGCGCCCTCCTCCTCCGCTTCACCCCCACCGCCGCCCGGCGCCATCTTGAAAGAGGGCGGCGCCATCTTGAAGAAGGAAGCCAAGATGGCGCTCGCCAGCGTTCTCCGTTCCACCGAGCTCCCCGCGGCCCTCGGGGCCCCCCGCGATCGCCCCGGGCCCGGCGAGGCCTTTGCGGCTCCGCCCTGCGGGGAACGGGAGCCGCTGCCCGGCCCGGGGCTGCGCCTGCTGCACGGCACCACCACGCTGGCCTTCTAG TTCGCCCAGGGCGTGGTGGTGGCCGTGGACACGCGAGCCACGGCCGGCTCGTTCATCGCTTCGCAGTCGGTGCAGAAGGTGATCGAGATCAACGGGTCCCTGCTGGGCACCATGGCCGGCGGCGCCGCCGACTGCGGCTACTGGCAGCGCCTCTTGGCTCGCCAGTGCCGCGTCTACCAGCTGCGCAACAAGGAGCCCATCTCGGTAGCCGCCGCGTCCAAGTTACTAGCCAACATGGTCTACCAGTACAAAGGGATGGGGCTCAGCATGGGCACCATGATCTGCGGCTGGGACAAGCGCGGGCC GGGTCTCTACTACGTGGACAGCGAAGGCACGCGGGTGCCGGGCCGGGCCTTCGCCGTGGGTTCGGGAGCGCCGTACGCTTACGGAGTGTTGGATCGCGGCTACC AATCGTTGGCTACCGAATCGGCGTGCGAACTTGCCCGACGAGCCATTTACCAAGCGGCCCGCCGCGACGCTTACTCGGGCGGGCGCGTCACCGTGTACCACGTAGGGCCCGACGGGTGGCGTCACGTCCTCCACGACAAACGTGGCCCGACCTGCAGGAGCGCTACGGGCCCGACGGCCACTAAAAGCCGCCCGGGgggctactga
- the RNF212B gene encoding RING finger protein 212B — MEWFHCNRCFRQDGAAFAVTSCGHVLCAACGAAGPCPVCGAACRYLPVSDKMLPQEKLFFRSPAAIALKHLAHLAQVWRFQRAQAQLLLAWHKDGARRARQALEATRRTLDARQRELEALQRENAELRHAQLSPVWRGAAGPTSPGPLASPPRRKQV; from the exons ATGGAATGGTTCCATTGCAACCGCTGCTTCCGCCAAGACGGAGCCGCCTTCGCCGTCACCAGCTGCGGCCACGTCCTCTGTGCCGCTTGTGGGGCGGCAg gTCCGTGTCCCGTCTGCGGCGCCGCCTGCCGCTACCTGCCCGTCTCCGACAAG ATGCTCCCTCAGGAGAAGCTCTTCTTCCGGAGCCCGGCGGCCATCGCCCTCAAGCACTTGGCTCACCTGGCGCAGG TGTGGCGGTTCCAGCGGGCACAGGCGCAGCTGCTCCTGGCGTGGCACAAGGACGGCGCTCGCCGCGCCCGGCAGGCGCTGGAGGCCACGCGACGCACCCTCGACGCCCGGCAGCG GGAGCTGGAGGCGCTTCAGCGAGAGAACGCGGAGCTGCGCCACGctcag CTGTCTCCGGTCTGGCGCGGGGCAGCAGGACCAACCTCCCCCGGCCCGTTGGCGTCACCTCCCCGGCGCAAACAGGTTTAA